The genomic window ataacaaagaattttAGTAAATGTGAAGTTTACAAAACCATTATGccaaaatcagttacatttctacacactaatagTGAACTCTCTGCAAAAGAAGTTAAGAATAGAATCTcacttacaatagcatcaaaagactaaaatatttaagaataagttTAACCAAGAAAGTCAAGATCTATACACCAAAAACTGTGAGACATTAATGAAAAATACTGAtaacaacacaaataaatgaagagatatacaATGCTCAGGGAAGTCTTCACAaaaattctaatggcatttttcacaaaaataaaacaaacaatcctaaaatttgtatgaaaccacaaaagaccctgagtatCCAAATCAATCTTTATatagaagaacaaagctgaatgTATCGCATTATCTGATTTTAAACTAGATTATAAAGCCATAGTAAACAACCcagtatggtattggcaaaaAAGCTGACACAGaggttaatggaacagaatagaaagtccatTAATAAACCCACACAAATattgtcaattaatttatgacaaaggagccaagaatacacaatgcaGAAAGAATATTCTCTTCCAAAAATTGTGCTGGGAAACCTGAAttgccacatgcaaaagaatgaaatttgtcCCCTATCATAtgccatacagaaaaataaattcaaaataggttaaagacttgaacataaaaCAGGAAATcataactcctagaagaaaatataggagggTAAGCTctctgacattggtcttggcaatgattttttttttttttgattggacACCAAAAGCAGaagcaataaaaagcaaaaataagtaagtgggactatgccaaattaaaaagcttctgaactGCAAAGGAAaatgtcaacaaaatgaaaaagcaatctactgaatgggggaaaatatgcaaatcatatatctaataaggagttaatatacaaaatatataaagtacttacaTAACTTTATAGgggaaaaatccaatttaaaaaaataagcagaggatatgaatagatatttttcaaaacaaggcacacagatggccaacaggtaaaGGCATTCAGTATCATTAATTGTGAAGTTAATGCTAATCActaccacagtgagatatcactcaCACTCGTAGAActtctattatcaaaaagacagggGCACCTTTAACCcacctgggctcagtgggttaaagtctctgccttcggcttgggtcatgattccaggatcctgggatcaagctcggcatcaggctctctgctcatcgggaaacctgcttttctttctctctctctctctcggcctgcctctctgcctacttgtgatctctgtctgtcaaataaataaataaaatctttaaaaaaaaagatgaatataaaaaACACAGAAGGGAAGAATGttatgtatgattccattcatatggaACACAAGAAAAAGACTTGCATTTGAAAAAATCAAATTgaatataaaatgatgaaaagCATATTTCCATTGGCTGGAATTAGAGGGTTTTAATAGGAAGAAACAGGAAGGAACTTTGTAGGGAAATGGAAATACTCATTTCAGTGGGAGTAATAATTAGAGAggtatatttttgtaaaaattcctcaactgaaatattaaaaaatggtccatttattgtatgtaaattttactgtATAAAATCTGTAACCCAATGTAGACCCTTGTTAATCCATAAATGGATGAAGgtaataattacttaaaaaaaaagaagatatatgttCATGACTTAGGTGTATGCACAAAGATACTCTTATACACTTAATTTAAAAGATGATATtaattattacttaaaataatgaattaataaaattattaattaaaaagttataaatatacCAATACTATGAAGAGTTCAATTCTTATCAATTATCAATGTTCAAAAAATATCTTCACAATGTTTTaatcattataaatttttttataatgataaaaaatataaaaagaagctAAAATGATTTAAGGTAATTGGAAACAGTATAATTATCCATACAGTGATATCTTACACTGGTGAAACTTAGGAAGCAATATACATTTATGACAATGTTAAATTTTGGTTTAAATTCTGATGTCATATTAATatagtgtactgaaattaaatagatttaaaatgatgcatctcaataattaataattaagatATAACAAGGTTCACACACTTCTAAGGGTAAATAGCTGAGATAGTCTGTATATCTCAACACAGaggtattttaatttaatttaatgttcgTGCATTTGTACTTACATAACTGTAAACATGCATATGTttacaggaaggaaagaatggaaggTATTCTCCAAAATATTACCTCTAATATTTCACCGTGATTTTTCTGTTGTTATATATCTAATCAAAACTTTTAACATATAATTTGTTCATTCCATAACTATTTGAAGACGCAGAGAGGGAGATCTATCATCTTTCAGAGTGCCCTTGAACCTGTTTTTCCTCTCAATGTCtgagagtttaaaaaacaaaacaaaacaaaacaaaacaaaaacaaaactatttcctAGGCTTGTGATGGCACTACAGCTATTGTGCGGGAATTGATATAATCACCTGAAGATAAAAACTGCAAGGAAATTATGTATACTCCTGAGAGCTGTTACTGCAGGAGTGGTCAGACTCAGCCATTAGCGACCAGAAGTTTTCTTGCTAGTTTTCAACATTATATGCATCTTCAAGTTGTGGCTATAAGAATAACTGTAGTTAACTTAATAGAGAGAAGCTATGATTAACTGCCAGAGTGTAAGTATTATGAATTCTGTCATTTCAGTTACATTTGTTTTGAGACTTGAGTCACATTCATTGTATAAAATTTAGCAATGGAAGGGCaccatggtggctcagtcagtcgagcaaccaactcttgggtttggctcaggtcatcatctcaggatcctgggatggagccctgcatcaggctgggctctgtgctgaatgcagggtctgcttaagattctctctctctctcttcctttccctctgcccctaccacacctcacacactctctctctgtctctttaaaataaattaaatgtttttaaaaacttagcaATGTAAGTTCTAATTTGGGTATTAAACATCATTTTTAGAGCACTTTATTCTTGGATAGTATATAGTTACTGATAAGAGTAGTTTAAGCAACAATAAATAAGACGTCACCTAAGAATTCCATAATTTGAATGCCATGACAAAATGATAGGTCTCACAAATGCAAATTCTGGGAACTAAAAACTATTAACCAGTGGCTGGCTGAGGATGTGCATGCCCAGCAAAACTGGAGACAGGAAATCGAGATTGGGTGGGGAAACACAGCACAGTGGAGGGAAGATTATTCCAGATAGATAATCCATATAAAATGCTTGTTTCAGTATCTAACATATAGTAAAACTTCAATAAATACACAAgttagattattaaaaaaaaatacacacacacacacacacacagggggagaAATAGGATGAGAGTATAGAAAATTAAGagtttcattttggctttttatGTCTGGAGTGCATTTGTTTATGTAACTGAAGCAcaatcatttttagaaattagGAGTTCAAGAAAACACTCAAAGGGAGCATTGGGTTAAGAAGTAAAAACGTATTAACAACTGGGACACATGGGTCATGcaatccattaagcatctgcctttggctcaggtcatgatcccagagtcctggaatcgagtaccacatcaggctccctgctcagcagggagactgcttctccttctgtctgctgctcaccctgcttgtactctctctctctctgaaaaaataaataaataaaacctttaaaaagtgtattaagaaatattccatatatatatatatatatatatatatatagagagagagagagagagagagagatattagaAAGCAAAAAGATGGCAAGTAAACATGTATGTGGTATTAAAGTAAGTTAAGAGAAAATGTTATGAATATTGGGTGGTTGAAGGTACACATTCTACTTAGAAATTCCCTaaactttaaaagcaaaaaaagccaAAAGTGATAAATTCTGGCACATAGTATTTCAATAGGTTCTTGAGAACAAAACAGGACTATAGCATATTGATGATTGAATGTAAGGTAACTAAAAGGAAAATCATTCTGGACAAGGTAATTGAAGTAGTTAAAATAGACTTATCACACTATCAGCCATGTACtttctaagtactttatatattagtctttaattttttgatgaaggaaaatattatttccattctgTAGATGATAAAAACTGAGTCACAGTTAAAGCAAGCCATGCTTGAAGAATGTGTTTAATAGCTCAATCTGAAATTTTTTGTAGTTAGTGATATTAAtaacaatattttgaaatgtgtttcaACCTCAACTAAACAGTTgtaaaactaagaaaatctataattattttttacatcCCTATATATCTTACATCCAacacatacatattttcattCTATAGAATATATTTGTCATCAAAATACTTCCTGTCTTCCCATACCACAGTGGGAAATTAGTGTAAttctaaacagaaaatatgaaagtCAGGGAAATGGGTGAGTGAGAAAGGAGTTGTTTAaggaaacacatatttttaaaactataatactAGAGCTCGTCATCTTCAGTAATGGATATACAGAGCCTATATCATGAGTCTCAAACTATTTGTGATCTGTtccttattaaaacaaaacttcAAGGAAATGTATGAAGGTGATAATGAAAGTTTAAGATTCAGCTTTAAGATTCAGTCTCTGAGCAGGGACAAAATGATCTCACAAAACATAAGCAGTCAAATCTATCTGTCAGGAAAATCAAATTCCAGgtataagtaaaaaatatataaatttcaaataaaatgtaatgagaAGGAAGCACCCATAATATTTTGGAGTATGATacagatttttctgattttttaaaatatctcctgAATTTACCAAAACAACACCCAATTGTAGAAACTAGAATATCAGTGTATtgataatatttgtaaatgaaaattttGTAAATGCATGTGATTGTTTGCTTAGTTTTTTCTCCCATTAATTACCAAcgcatatatatcaaatatacctGAATTATAAATGCAGACTGAATTGAAGTCAGAAGTCAATGATGAGAAACCACACAATAACAACATTTATCCTGTTGGGACTGACCAATGATCCACAACTGAAGATTATGGTTTTCATCTTTCTATTTCTCACCTATATGTTAAGCATAACTGGGAACCTGACAATCATCTCCCTTACCTTCATAGATTCTCACTTTCAGAATGCCATGTACTTTTTCCGACAAAATTTCTCCTTCTTAGATATCTCATTtacctctgcttgtattcccagATATTTGTACAACATATCAACAGATGACAAGACAATCACATATGACAATTGtgtccttcagattttttttacttatatttttcgTGTAACAGAACTTTTTCTCCTGGCCACCATGTCCTATGATTGATATGTTGCCATCTGCAAACCCCTACATTATGTGACCATCATGAACAAGAGGGTCTGTAGAAGACTTATCCTTGGATGCTGGACAGCTAGCTTCTTGATTATTCTCCCACCACTTAGCCTGGGCCTAAATCTGGAATTCTGTGACTCTAATGTTATTGACCATTTTTTCTGTGATGCATCCCCCCTCCTAAAAATATCATGCTCAGAAACATGGCTTATAGAGCAGATGGTCATAGCCTGTTCTATGTTGACCTTCATTATGACCCTATATGTACTTCTATCCTACATATACATCATCAAGGCTATTCTACAATTCTCTTCTTCCCAGCAAAGAAAAAAGGCATTTTCTACATGTTCTTCCCACATGATTGTAGTCTCCATCACCTATGGAAGCTGTATTTTCATCTATGTTAAGCCTTCACCAAAGAAATCAGTGGCCATTGATAAGGGTGTGGCAGTCCTTACTACATCCATTGCTCCTATGCTGAACCCTTTCATTTATACCTTGAGAAACAAGCAAGTAAAACAAGCTGTCAAAGACTCGGTCAAAAGAATTGCATTATTCTCAACGAAGTAATAGAATTTGCTCAAGTAGGGAAccacattttcataaaaatattattagttcCTAAGCATATATCTTTAGATTTTTAACTCCTTTCTTTCTAGCAGAGTCTATTTcagaaaactttctttaaaaacaatttttttaaatttatttttttaagagagagagagagagcccgtgTGAGTGCACAAGTTAGGGGAGgggtagatggagaggagaaggagaagcagactccctgctgagcagtgagcctgactagggcttgatcccaggactatcatgacctgagctcaaggcagacccccaaccaactgagccacacattCAAagctctcttaaaaagaaaatgtgatacatttCTAGGAAGCAAAAGAATGTTCCACATCTTAACAAGCCTTTACAAAACtgcaaacaaaacaagacaaaataagcAGAACCAATGAGTTAATTGTGTATTTTGGATAGAGTAATTGTGTATTGCATTTTATAGTTCTAGCTTTTAAGAGCATTTTTGATGCTAGGGTCCATTTCAGGCACTGGAGATAGAATAGAAAACCTACAGGTTTCTTGCCCTTAAATGCCTTACACTTTAGAAGGGGTATGTGACTAgtgcattaaataaaatatgaacatcACTGTCAACCTACAATTGTCAGGAAGCAATAGTCAAGCAAAAGTGTGTATTTGGGATCAAAGAATTATAATTCAGGTACCAGAGCTGGGCAGCAATGCCCTACTAGGAAGCAAAAACCAGGGGTTTTAAAGACAAAAAGGGAATGCTTGTATAAGTTGTCTACAAAAACTTTAATTGGTGTTAGCAGCAGAAAACTAATCTTGGCTGAACATAACTGGTTGCTAAGGCCATCACTAAGCAAATGTCCATTACTGTAGCAAGTTGTAAATATTCTTGCAGAGTCCTTGAGGTATTTGGGATTAGGCCCAGTTCAGAAGTTCATGGTTCTACCTGAAGAGGACAAGCATACAGCCCACCTCTTTAATGGCATCGCAGATTTAGAACCCCTTGACATCAATGACTCCATTTTATTTCACCTTTCACaattataaacaacaaaaatatcttaaagtgaaaaaaaaaaaaggaagttatgaCAAATGTTTGCCTCTTAATGCCAAAGCCGAATTATAAAATGTAACCTCTTTCAATTTTGAATACTCAACACATCACTGACTAGCAGGTTAATTTGAAGTAAAAGTGCTAACAATTCTTAAAAGACAAGTAAAATTCTAAAGACAGTGGTTATATATCTGCAtctttatttgtttctatatGTTTATAACTATATGCACTGGTTGTTGAGAAAcatgtaaaaaagagaaaacaagtaaaaacaTGAAATGTATCTACATTAGGCACAGAAATGACTACAACTCGAAGAAAATCTATGGAAGCAGTACTTTCATCTATATTACACAGTCAGCCATGGAAACAGTGGCTGTTAATAAGGGCATGACAGGGCTCCCTACTTCTTACGTTTAGAACTACTTCCTGGACCCCTTCATTGACACCTTgagaaacaaagaagtaaaacaaaattataataacaTTTCAGGGACCTTGtttgtgaaataatattttgatgtactcgattacataaaatataccatttaaattgatttatttttaatttataatatggCTATAGAAATGTCTGAATTAAATACATGGCTTACATCATCTTTCTATTGGAATGCTTCAGATATTTAAGCAGTGCTGGTTAGTAGTGGGCTCATTCTGTTTATTAGACCCAAAATTCTGTATTTGATTTAAGAAAACCTCACCAAAGAAACACTTTCagcaaaaaagatattttcaagagACTTCTCAAGCCAAACCTACATGGAATGAAATCAATAtaagtaacatttaaaattattaactctaataTTAAAAAACACTCACATAAGCTTAATCTATAAAATTCAGtacatcttggggcgcctgggtggttcagttggttaactgacggccttcggctctggtcatgatcccagagtcctgggatcaagccctgtgtcgggctctctgcttagtggggagcctgcttctccctttccctctgctgctctgcctgcttgtgtctctcactctctctgtcaaataaataaaatctttaaaaaaatgcagtacatttttaaatttaagattaatAATGTACAAATGAAATTAATCTGTGGGTTAAGAATGAAAAgaacttttgaaagaaaatataaatgtagtgaccactaacataacataactctgctttcctttaaaaagtgttgaacttttaaatatatatataaatcaagattaaaaaatggaaatctgaATATGTAAGCAATGTGGTTTTTTAGAGCAATACTCCTTGGCATTGAGTAGGTAGGAAGGACGGCTGAGTGCAATGAGTTCAGGAACCCTGGGAAGCTCTTTCTAATGCAGGCAGAGCTTTTTGGCAACTCACTGTATCAATTATTCTATAGCATTGACTCCAGTTCATACAAAAGATCTGACTCTGGTGGAatcatttttttccacataatTTTTTCACCTTTGCCCAACCTTCTCTGATTTCCTTCACTGGTCTAGTAGATGCCCTCACTCGCAAGGAGACACTAAGAATTATATTCTCCTCGTCCAGAGCCCCTGATCTGACAAACTGGGTGTTTCCAGAGACGAGTGGATTTAATGACTAAGTTATTAGAAATTGTTAGTTTCTGGGAATTTAGATTGTGATAATAACACCTGTCTTGAGACAAGTTGCTAGAGGAGGCCTGCATTATAGGAATAAAAGTCCCTTACTGCTCATTAATAGTAGCCCATTAATAGTAGCTTACCTGAGGGCCCAGACTGAGAAGTTATAGTCCTCCCCGTCTTGTTCTAAGACACCAGGTCTTGTTCTAAGGCTTTTTCAGCCCAAGGGTAATTACAACTAGTCtcctaaatttcttaaaatatccaaaatgttaaaaatatcttaaaaaaaaatcttaatatcaacaacaaatatttttgagtgctTTTTCTACCCCAAGCTGTATGTTAAACACTTCATTTCTCTTCAACTTACATAGAGAACATTTCATAATGCACAGTACTGTCTCAATCACATCAAGAAGTATCAATTCATAGCCAACTTATTTCATCTATAAACAGGTCTATTCCTTCCATCCCCTACTTGATTATTtgaaacatatacatacattatttcatatACATTTCAGTATGACtcactaaaaatataaatttttaaacattgatgATAATATGTAATATAGCACATAATTGACTGTGTACAGCTTGATGAGTTTTCTTAAGCACTGATACTCATGTAACCATCACACATATCCAGATACAGCACATTTTCAGCACCCCAGACATCTTTTTGTTACTACTCAATGTCGATATCCTCCCAAATGCATCTGCTCTGCTGACTTACAATGCCAAAGCTCAGTTTTGTATAATCACTACCATCAAATTAATAGGAATACACAGAACGTACTCTGTggggtctagtttcatttttttgacatCGTGTCTGTAGAGTGGTCCAGGTTGTGTTAGCAGTTTATAAGTTCTGGTAAATTATAGAAATATAGCACAATTAATTTAGCCATCttctattaataaatatttaggttgtttcctatATGTGACTCTTATATTAAAGGTCAAAGAACATTCTTGTACACCTTTTTTTGGCAGACATAAACACTCATATCTGTAGAATATAGAACTAAAAGTGGATTGATAGGCTATCTGTTAGCCCTATGTTTAGCTTAGTTGACATTGTCAAACAACACTCAAAAATAGTGTACTGATTTATCTTCCTATCAGCAATATATATGGACTATAATTGCTTCATATTCTTGCCAACGTGAAACTTTGTCAGACCTATTAAATTTAGCCATATAATGTTCGATACCCTGTTATATGCTTTTCAGATATCAGACATcctattttgtgaaatgcttattcaaataatttgtcctttgtctgaatttatttttaggagttttattaattttctatatgTCAGTCCTTTATCAGTGGCAAATGCTGAAGTTATCTCTTATCCATGTCTTGCCTGatcattttgtttatattaaattCGTGAAACAAAATATCTTAACTTTAATGAAGTCCAATCCAtcctttcatttctgttgttGATAGAgggttctttgtatttttgttttgttttggggttttgctgTTTCAGAAATCTTTGTTAACTAAACATCATGAAGGTACATAACTATGTTCTATTTTATAAGTTTCACTCACAGTTCTTACAAACTAAGGTTAATGACTTATGTGAAATTGACTTTTTCTATGGTTTGAGATAGGGAATGATGGTCTATATTTCCATGTGAATATCAAAATAACAGAATTATTTCTTGaaaagattcccttttctccttgaATTCAGTGGCAATTTTGTCATCATCAGTTGATATGTGAGTGAATATTTTTGAGGTTTCATCATTTAATTCCATTGATATGCTTATCTCTGAACCAATACTATACTATTctatttatagtagctttataaGTTTTTATATCGAGTAGTGTAATCCAAATAACTGTCTTCTCCTTCCtcaagtttactttgttcttacCAGTCCTTTGTTtttcataaaactttaaaaaccttGGCAATTTCTACAAGTAAAAAATTATCTTCAGTGATTTTAAGATCACATTGAACCAACTAGCCAATTTGGGGGAAATTAATGTCATTATAACATTAAGAACTCTAATCCACTAAAAGAGTCTCATTTGTGtctttaataacttttaaaaatattttcattttaactgtaTAGAGGCCTTGTACAATATTGATAGACATATTACTGGTATTTGATAGATTCATTCCTAAGCCTTTGATAATATGTTGCTATTTTACAtggacttttctaatttttattttataattgtttgttgcTAGTTTTAGAGGtactgttgttttttaatattggCTTTTATCTAGTAATCTTCCCAAATTTAGTAATTACtaattcttaaatttaatgaTTAATTCTAGTGATTTACATGTggtgtattttaaatatgtcaaCACACAATCAaataatatgcaaataatgacaggctactatattttttttctttattgctctAAGTCCCCCCAGTAAAATGATAAATAGAAATGGTGGAGGTGGAGATCCTTTTATATTCCTCAACTAAACAGAAAAGATTTCAGCAttcagaataaaatacttaggaataaatttaaccaagaaggtgaaagtctgtactctgaaaattataaaacactgatgagataaattgaagatacaaataaatggaaagatatttgatgctcatggatttgaaaaaaatgatattgttaaaatgtccatactacccaaatagattcaatgcaatccccattaaaataccaatgacatttttcacaggacTATAGCAAAGAACtgagaacaatctgagggtttgaaggggcgggggtgggaagttgggtgagtctggtggtgggtattatggagggcacgtatcacatggagcactgggtgtggtgcataaacaatgaattctggtacactgaaaagttttaaaaaattaaaaaaaaaaaaaagaatcctaaaatttgtatggaaccataaaagccCCGAAACAACTAAAGCAAtttaaccccccccaaaaaaacaaccaaacaaacaaacaaaaacctataggTATCATATGccttgatttcaaattatattacaaagttatagttaTCAAAATAGGGAGGTGGCACTGGAATGAAAACAGGTAAAAAGATCAATGGAATAcgatagaaagcccagaaagaaacccaaacaaaTGGTTAATCAACCTATGActaaggaggcaagaatatattatggggaaaagaaatttcttcattaatggtgttggaaaaactggacagctatgtgcaaaaaaaaaaaaaaaattggaccacTGTCttaaaccatatacaaaaataaatgtaaaatgggtTTAAGACTCAAATGTGTAAgacctaaaatcataaaattcctagaagaaaacaaaggcaataaGCTCTCTGACATTGGTCTCAGCAATTTTAGGGAGGGGAGCCAGTGTCCTCAGTCAAGGgcaacaaaagttaaaataacaaatgggattacatcaaactgaaaagcttcagCACAGGGAAGtaaacatcaacaaaacaaaaaggcaaactactgaataggagaagatgcttacaaatcatacatctgataagagttgatatccaaaatctgtaaaaaagttacacaacttaatataaaaaaaatacacaacccAGTCAGAAAATGGACAGAGAA from Mustela lutreola isolate mMusLut2 chromosome 8, mMusLut2.pri, whole genome shotgun sequence includes these protein-coding regions:
- the LOC131837885 gene encoding LOW QUALITY PROTEIN: olfactory receptor 6C2-like (The sequence of the model RefSeq protein was modified relative to this genomic sequence to represent the inferred CDS: substituted 1 base at 1 genomic stop codon), translating into MRNHTITTFILLGLTNDPQLKIMVFIFLFLTYMLSITGNLTIISLTFIDSHFQNAMYFFRQNFSFLDISFTSACIPRYLYNISTDDKTITYDNCVLQIFFTYIFRVTELFLLATMSYDXYVAICKPLHYVTIMNKRVCRRLILGCWTASFLIILPPLSLGLNLEFCDSNVIDHFFCDASPLLKISCSETWLIEQMVIACSMLTFIMTLYVLLSYIYIIKAILQFSSSQQRKKAFSTCSSHMIVVSITYGSCIFIYVKPSPKKSVAIDKGVAVLTTSIAPMLNPFIYTLRNKQVKQAVKDSVKRIALFSTK